Proteins encoded within one genomic window of Cytophagales bacterium:
- a CDS encoding DNA-directed RNA polymerase subunit omega gives MATDPSIITRNNDHIAQPTGNIYESISIIGKRARQISTKNKEELNGKLAEFASSVDNLEEIFENREQIEISRFYERMPKPSSMAIDEFLEDEVMFRMPELGEGEE, from the coding sequence ATGGCAACGGATCCATCTATCATTACTCGAAATAACGACCACATTGCTCAGCCAACGGGCAATATCTATGAGTCTATTTCCATTATTGGAAAAAGAGCTCGTCAGATCAGCACGAAAAACAAGGAAGAGTTGAATGGTAAATTGGCTGAATTTGCCTCTTCTGTAGACAATTTGGAAGAGATCTTCGAAAACAGAGAGCAGATTGAAATTTCCAGGTTTTACGAGCGCATGCCTAAGCCTAGCTCAATGGCCATCGACGAGTTTCTTGAAGACGAAGTGATGTTCCGTATGCCTGAGTTAGGTGAAGGGGAGGAATAA
- a CDS encoding OstA-like protein produces the protein MTLRRLLFVLILIAAFLPASAQRKARKIDYKAKTLTVGKRNGEKFQKLLNEVIFTQEETTVYCDSSFYFKRRNVMEAYGHVKILDDSTTITSVELIYDGDSRDSELRKNVVYTKGVQQLLTDFLDYNLDSEVAKYFNGGKLLDSTTNTLTSEIGYFYGQQNLATFYTDVVLVSPNFTLKADTLRYDTNTKIAYTYGPTEIENEDGTKLFSDGGVFRTQIDQSDFVEGKLDTEDYTLEGDQLYFDDLLRYYKSIGNVVLTAKNNDIIIIGDEGYYDKEKGISKVFGNPILKRILEDDTLYMAADTLVAIESEYDSAERILAYNDIKIFKKGMQGRADSAAYYKSDSLFFLYRNPILWNENNQINADTISLTIKEENLDRMNLYRNSFMVTEDTLKNYNQIKGRDMVAYFVEEEMTRMTVDGNAEGIYYVLTEGDTSTMGMNKFICSTMKIGFKDNQVSTISIFQQPEAKFIPPHELKAGDTRLKGFSWRIEERPSLIDIFGEVPSTGEGITPIKDMTIDPEKMVPERKIRGEKFIPGKRKMIKNVKNEESEDG, from the coding sequence ATGACTTTGCGTCGATTGCTTTTTGTTCTTATTCTGATAGCTGCGTTTCTGCCCGCATCGGCTCAACGCAAGGCGAGGAAAATTGACTACAAAGCCAAGACGTTAACTGTCGGAAAAAGAAACGGCGAAAAATTCCAGAAACTCCTAAATGAGGTAATCTTCACACAGGAAGAAACCACTGTATATTGCGATAGCTCCTTCTACTTTAAACGCAGAAATGTGATGGAAGCTTATGGACATGTGAAGATCCTGGATGACTCCACAACCATCACTTCGGTAGAGCTAATCTACGACGGGGATTCGAGAGATTCGGAGTTGAGGAAAAATGTAGTATACACGAAAGGAGTGCAACAACTACTAACTGACTTTCTTGATTACAACCTGGACTCTGAAGTTGCAAAATACTTTAATGGTGGTAAGCTACTCGACAGCACTACAAATACTTTGACCAGTGAAATCGGATATTTCTATGGCCAGCAAAACCTGGCGACATTTTACACGGATGTGGTATTGGTCTCACCCAATTTCACCTTAAAAGCCGATACGCTCCGTTACGATACCAATACAAAAATCGCTTACACCTACGGTCCCACTGAAATAGAAAATGAAGACGGCACCAAGCTCTTTTCCGATGGCGGGGTTTTTCGAACCCAGATCGATCAATCGGATTTCGTCGAAGGCAAATTAGATACAGAAGATTATACCCTGGAGGGGGACCAATTGTATTTTGACGACCTGCTCAGGTATTACAAAAGCATTGGGAATGTGGTGCTTACGGCCAAAAACAACGATATAATCATCATTGGGGATGAAGGCTACTATGACAAGGAAAAAGGTATTAGTAAGGTATTTGGCAACCCGATCCTGAAACGAATTTTAGAAGACGACACCCTTTACATGGCGGCAGATACGCTGGTAGCCATTGAAAGTGAATATGATAGCGCGGAAAGGATTCTGGCATATAATGATATTAAGATCTTTAAGAAAGGCATGCAGGGCCGTGCTGACTCAGCAGCCTACTATAAATCCGATTCGCTGTTCTTCCTTTATCGGAATCCAATTCTTTGGAACGAAAACAATCAGATCAATGCAGACACGATCAGCCTGACAATCAAAGAGGAGAACCTGGACCGAATGAACCTGTACCGAAATTCCTTCATGGTGACGGAGGACACACTGAAGAATTACAACCAGATAAAAGGAAGAGACATGGTGGCGTATTTCGTAGAAGAAGAGATGACGCGTATGACCGTGGACGGTAATGCCGAGGGTATCTATTATGTTCTTACCGAAGGAGATACCAGTACCATGGGTATGAACAAATTCATTTGTAGTACGATGAAGATCGGTTTCAAGGACAACCAGGTATCAACTATATCCATCTTCCAACAACCAGAAGCCAAATTCATCCCGCCCCATGAATTGAAGGCAGGGGATACTCGCCTGAAAGGGTTTTCATGGCGCATAGAGGAACGACCCAGTCTGATTGATATTTTCGGTGAAGTGCCCAGTACAGGAGAAGGGATTACACCCATCAAAGACATGACCATCGATCCCGAAAAAATGGTTCCCGAACGGAAAATTCGGGGCGAAAAATTCATCCCTGGAAAGCGTAAGATGATAAAAAACGTTAAAAATGAGGAATCTGAGGACGGATAA
- the bamD gene encoding outer membrane protein assembly factor BamD: protein MTKRILQLGLVCLLMVSVSSCSKFRKLLRKGQWKDKYEAAIRYYEVKDYFRAGLLLEDILPIIRGTEEAELGNFYYAYCQFHQRQYILSAHHFKTFSTIYGRSEYLMEATFMHAYSLYKQSPKHSLDQTSTFEAVTALQNFINTYPYSEYAEQADNLIDELQVKLEKKAYDNAILYYKIKGVKGYRPALVTFENFQRNFPDSKFNEEIAFLMVETNYNYARNSIYSKQEERFKETVEKYEAMLRRYPESKYLKDAGEYYQESLEELSKFAAQKNKS, encoded by the coding sequence ATGACGAAGAGGATATTGCAGTTAGGTTTGGTGTGCCTGTTGATGGTGAGTGTTTCATCATGTTCCAAGTTCAGAAAGTTACTCCGAAAAGGACAATGGAAAGATAAATATGAAGCTGCCATTCGGTACTACGAAGTGAAGGATTACTTCCGTGCCGGACTGTTGCTAGAAGACATTCTGCCCATCATTCGGGGAACAGAGGAAGCGGAGTTGGGAAACTTCTACTATGCCTACTGCCAGTTTCACCAACGACAATACATTTTAAGTGCGCATCACTTCAAGACTTTCTCAACCATCTATGGTCGAAGTGAGTACCTGATGGAAGCCACATTCATGCACGCTTATTCGCTTTATAAGCAGAGCCCAAAACACAGTCTGGATCAAACCAGCACTTTTGAAGCCGTTACCGCGCTTCAGAACTTTATCAATACGTATCCCTATTCGGAATACGCCGAACAAGCGGACAACCTGATTGATGAACTACAGGTGAAACTGGAGAAAAAGGCATACGACAATGCCATTCTTTATTATAAGATCAAAGGTGTGAAAGGCTATCGACCTGCACTGGTCACCTTCGAAAACTTCCAGAGAAACTTTCCGGATAGCAAATTCAATGAAGAAATTGCTTTCCTCATGGTTGAAACTAATTACAACTATGCACGTAACAGCATCTACTCCAAACAGGAAGAGCGCTTCAAGGAGACGGTTGAAAAGTATGAAGCCATGCTCAGACGCTATCCTGAAAGTAAGTACCTGAAAGATGCAGGTGAATATTATCAGGAAAGTTTGGAGGAATTATCTAAATTTGCGGCTCAAAAAAATAAATCGTAA